One region of Azoarcus sp. CIB genomic DNA includes:
- a CDS encoding lysophospholipid acyltransferase family protein: MVVLRSLLFAIVLAIFTPPFALFGILAYPLSPRTRHRIVTAWAPLMMWFIPRILGIRYKVIGRENIPTVPSVILSKHQSAWETMALQVIFPPLCFVLKRELLKVPFFGWGLAAIPGIAIDRAAGKDALAQVVEQGRARLSEGYWVAVFPEGTRTAPGVKRRYKAGGAALAQQAGVPVVPVAHNAGEFWGRDAFLKYPGEITVSIGPVIDPTGLDAAEVNRRSAAWIEGEMRRLFPHHYRSGRDAAGAVPGEVEEVE; encoded by the coding sequence GTGGTCGTCCTGCGCTCCCTGCTGTTCGCCATCGTCCTGGCGATCTTCACGCCGCCGTTCGCGTTGTTCGGCATCCTCGCCTATCCCCTGTCGCCGCGCACGCGCCACCGCATCGTCACGGCCTGGGCGCCGCTGATGATGTGGTTCATTCCGCGCATCCTGGGCATCCGCTACAAGGTCATCGGGCGCGAGAACATCCCCACCGTGCCGTCCGTGATCCTCTCCAAGCACCAGTCGGCGTGGGAGACGATGGCCCTGCAGGTGATCTTCCCGCCGCTGTGCTTTGTGCTGAAACGCGAACTCCTCAAGGTGCCGTTCTTCGGCTGGGGTCTTGCGGCTATTCCCGGCATTGCGATCGACCGCGCCGCTGGCAAGGACGCGCTCGCCCAGGTCGTCGAGCAGGGTCGGGCCCGCCTGTCGGAAGGCTACTGGGTCGCGGTGTTCCCGGAGGGCACCCGTACAGCACCCGGCGTCAAGCGTCGCTACAAGGCAGGCGGGGCCGCGCTCGCGCAGCAGGCGGGTGTCCCCGTCGTGCCCGTGGCGCATAATGCCGGGGAGTTCTGGGGCCGCGACGCCTTCCTCAAGTATCCGGGCGAGATCACCGTCAGCATCGGCCCCGTGATCGATCCGACGGGCCTGGATGCCGCCGAGGTCAATCGGCGCTCTGCGGCATGGATCGAAGGCGAGATGCGCCGCCTGTTCCCGCACCACTACCGCAGCGGGCGCGATGCGGCCGGTGCCGTTCCGGGCGAAGTCGAAGAGGTGGAGTGA